From Caminibacter mediatlanticus TB-2, the proteins below share one genomic window:
- a CDS encoding YifB family Mg chelatase-like AAA ATPase: protein MEKTTQKTKKINSATLNGFEAKKVEVESSFTKALPGFSIVGLGSQSIQESKERVKSALLNNDFEFPPLKITISLSPADLKKEGSHFDLPIALSILYHNKDINLNEYLVLGELGLDGRLKDTSSIFPIVLSLKPKKVIIPIESASKVSKIPEVEIYAFSHLKEFEDFNFTKIENSEFNYDFIKVNDKKYYYLSEFKEDFSDVIGQNDAKEAALYSAAGFHNLLFEGSPGVGKSMIINRLRYILPPMSLEEILEVEKLNSLEGKEITFKPIRPFRMPHYSSTKAAIFGGGSRGAKIGEIAFANKGVLFFDELPHFQKDVLENLRLPLQERKVLISRVNSKIEYETDILFAAAMNPCPCGNLLSLYKECRCTDLEIKRYKNRISEPLYDRIEIYHKMIEDDSKDIISSKEMFEKVLVAFEMQKGKFNANLDENYKFNLDSDAYNILKKAIKNFALSKRAEFNTLKLSKTIANIEKREKIKKEDIIKALKYRRRPSI, encoded by the coding sequence ATGGAAAAAACTACTCAAAAAACGAAAAAAATAAATTCAGCAACCCTAAATGGTTTTGAGGCTAAAAAAGTAGAGGTTGAAAGCTCTTTTACAAAGGCTCTTCCTGGTTTTTCAATTGTAGGACTTGGTTCTCAATCTATTCAAGAGAGCAAAGAGAGAGTAAAATCTGCTCTTCTTAATAATGACTTTGAATTTCCTCCTTTAAAGATAACTATTTCTTTAAGTCCAGCTGATTTAAAAAAAGAGGGTAGTCATTTTGACTTGCCCATAGCTTTGAGTATTTTATATCACAATAAAGATATTAATTTAAATGAATATTTAGTTTTAGGCGAACTTGGTCTTGATGGAAGGCTTAAAGATACATCTTCTATTTTTCCTATCGTTTTATCTCTTAAACCAAAAAAAGTGATAATTCCAATTGAGAGTGCAAGTAAAGTTAGTAAAATTCCAGAAGTTGAAATTTATGCTTTTTCCCATTTAAAAGAGTTTGAAGACTTTAATTTTACAAAAATCGAAAATAGTGAATTTAATTACGATTTTATAAAAGTTAATGACAAAAAATATTATTATTTAAGTGAATTTAAAGAGGATTTTAGTGATGTAATTGGTCAAAATGATGCAAAAGAAGCTGCTTTATATAGTGCTGCTGGATTTCATAATCTTTTATTTGAAGGAAGTCCTGGGGTTGGAAAATCAATGATTATTAATAGACTTAGATATATTTTACCTCCTATGAGCTTAGAAGAGATTTTAGAAGTTGAAAAATTAAATTCATTAGAAGGAAAAGAGATAACTTTTAAACCAATAAGACCATTTAGGATGCCTCACTATTCTTCTACAAAAGCAGCAATTTTTGGAGGGGGAAGCAGAGGGGCTAAGATTGGTGAGATTGCTTTTGCAAATAAAGGAGTGCTTTTTTTTGATGAATTACCTCATTTTCAAAAAGATGTTTTAGAAAATCTAAGACTTCCTTTGCAAGAGAGAAAAGTTTTAATTAGTAGAGTAAATTCAAAAATAGAGTATGAAACAGATATACTTTTTGCAGCTGCTATGAATCCTTGTCCTTGTGGGAACTTACTTAGTCTATATAAGGAGTGCAGATGTACAGATTTAGAGATAAAAAGATATAAAAATAGAATAAGTGAACCTTTATATGATAGGATAGAGATTTATCATAAAATGATAGAAGATGATAGTAAAGATATAATTTCAAGTAAAGAGATGTTTGAGAAAGTTTTAGTTGCATTTGAGATGCAAAAGGGTAAATTTAATGCTAATTTAGATGAAAATTATAAGTTTAATTTAGATAGTGATGCATATAATATTTTAAAAAAAGCTATTAAAAATTTTGCTTTAAGCAAAAGGGCTGAGTTTAATACTTTAAAGCTATCAAAAACCATTGCAAATATAGAAAAAAGAGAAAAAATAAAAAAAGAAGATATTATAAAAGCATTAAAATATAGGAGAAGACCATCGATTTAA
- a CDS encoding tyrosine-protein phosphatase, producing the protein MKLLKEEHNLVNLFWKNFSKVDEGVYRSAQLLPWNLEKIIKKYDIKSVLNLRGRGNYLYDLEEEICKKLGVEYKVITISSRVLPSYEKLEELVNYLKNSKKPLLFHCKAGADRTGFVAVLWHVLQGRDVKWAVKKELKLSKAYISLSKAGRVKEMFLKYNNQGDFLEWYKKNRDSIQENFSENPFIDFIYEKILRRE; encoded by the coding sequence ATAAAATTACTAAAAGAAGAACATAATCTTGTTAATCTTTTTTGGAAAAATTTTAGCAAGGTTGATGAAGGAGTATATAGAAGTGCTCAGCTTTTGCCTTGGAATTTAGAAAAAATTATTAAAAAATATGATATAAAGTCTGTTTTAAATTTAAGAGGTAGGGGTAATTATCTTTATGACTTAGAAGAAGAGATTTGTAAAAAATTAGGAGTTGAATATAAAGTTATTACAATTTCTTCAAGAGTATTACCTTCATATGAAAAATTAGAAGAGTTAGTAAATTATCTTAAAAATTCTAAAAAGCCACTTTTATTTCATTGTAAAGCAGGGGCTGATAGAACAGGTTTTGTTGCAGTGTTGTGGCATGTCCTTCAAGGAAGGGATGTAAAATGGGCTGTGAAAAAAGAACTCAAACTCTCAAAAGCTTATATTTCATTGAGTAAAGCAGGAAGAGTTAAAGAGATGTTTTTAAAATATAACAATCAAGGTGATTTTTTAGAGTGGTATAAAAAAAATAGAGATTCTATTCAAGAAAATTTTAGTGAAAACCCATTTATAGATTTTATTTATGAAAAGATTTTAAGGAGGGAGTGA
- a CDS encoding NAD(P)H-hydrate dehydratase — translation MKPVYREVYSFDKKCYERYKLTEDILMEHAAYSIALEIYKRFPKFSKINIVAGPGNNGADGITLARILWGDYIVNLYLPLGAKSNMAKLQLERFLALGGKVKEECESGDVIVDAIFGSGLKRDLDEKIIGFISKMNKAKAFKIACDIPTGIDDKGNLRPVAFKADLTVTMGAEKLALYSDFAKDYVGEIIRADLGVSFNKYKGPTKYHVWERGDLILPIRTTQNSHKKSYGHLGVLAGEKVGAAVLASLAAFNFGCGVVSIVSHREDINIPYEIMHTHHIENFNTLAFGMGLNNHFDDELEDILIFDIPMVIDADMFYKEIIKDFLKKENIVLTPHPKEFASLLKIVGMGEYSIKEIQENRFDLAEEFSNKYPNVVLLLKGANKIIAYKGNLHIDPNGSVALAKGGSGDVLAGMIASLLAQGWHPLKSTIHASLSHSIAGNYNPNYALTPMKLIERIGNILPS, via the coding sequence ATGAAACCGGTATATAGGGAAGTTTATAGTTTTGATAAAAAGTGTTATGAAAGATATAAATTAACAGAAGATATTTTAATGGAACACGCCGCATATTCAATAGCACTTGAAATTTATAAAAGATTTCCTAAATTCTCAAAAATAAATATTGTAGCAGGGCCTGGAAATAATGGGGCGGATGGAATTACACTTGCAAGAATTTTATGGGGAGATTATATTGTAAATTTATATTTGCCACTTGGGGCTAAATCAAATATGGCAAAACTTCAACTTGAAAGATTTTTAGCCCTTGGAGGGAAAGTTAAAGAAGAGTGTGAAAGTGGGGATGTAATAGTCGATGCTATTTTTGGAAGTGGGCTAAAAAGAGATTTAGATGAAAAAATTATTGGTTTTATTTCTAAAATGAACAAAGCAAAAGCTTTTAAAATAGCGTGTGATATTCCAACAGGAATTGATGATAAAGGTAATTTAAGACCAGTTGCATTTAAGGCTGATTTGACGGTTACAATGGGTGCTGAGAAATTAGCTTTATATAGTGATTTTGCAAAAGATTATGTAGGAGAGATAATTAGGGCAGATTTAGGAGTTAGTTTTAATAAATATAAAGGACCTACTAAATATCATGTATGGGAGAGAGGAGATTTAATTCTTCCAATTAGGACTACTCAAAATAGTCATAAAAAAAGTTATGGTCATTTAGGAGTTTTAGCAGGTGAAAAAGTGGGGGCTGCTGTTTTAGCAAGTTTGGCTGCTTTTAATTTTGGATGTGGGGTTGTTAGTATTGTAAGTCATAGAGAAGATATTAATATTCCATATGAAATTATGCATACTCATCATATTGAAAATTTTAACACCTTAGCTTTTGGAATGGGGCTTAATAATCATTTTGATGATGAATTGGAAGATATATTAATATTTGATATTCCAATGGTAATTGATGCTGATATGTTTTATAAAGAGATAATTAAAGATTTTTTAAAAAAAGAAAACATTGTCTTAACTCCTCATCCAAAAGAGTTTGCTTCGCTTCTTAAAATTGTAGGTATGGGAGAATATAGTATTAAAGAAATTCAAGAGAATAGGTTTGATTTAGCTGAGGAGTTTTCAAACAAATATCCAAATGTAGTATTACTTCTTAAAGGTGCAAATAAAATTATAGCTTATAAAGGGAATTTACATATAGACCCAAATGGAAGTGTTGCATTAGCAAAAGGTGGAAGTGGGGATGTATTAGCAGGAATGATAGCTTCTTTATTAGCCCAAGGATGGCATCCTCTAAAATCTACAATTCACGCAAGTTTATCCCATTCAATTGCAGGAAATTACAATCCAAACTATGCCCTAACTCCTATGAAATTAATCGAGAGAATCGGTAATATCCTCCCATCTTAA
- the pseI gene encoding pseudaminic acid synthase, which yields MQIGKHNTKDKVFIIAELSANHSGSIKIAKDTIYAAKENGADAIKLQTYRPEWMTIDSKKNDFIIKGGLWNGKNFFELYKWAMTPLEWHEELFNYARNLDLEVFSSPFSLEAVDFLEKFNPSAYKIASFEVPWYELIEYTAKKKRPIIISTGISTLQEIEDVVRISKKENVEIALLKCTSAYPTPLKDANLKTIPAIKEIFNVEVGFSDHTLGITAPIVAVSLGARIIEKHFILDKNLNSPDKEFSLTPKEFSEMVKAIRDTEKLLGEVNFTPKKGREFARSLYVVKDIKKGEKFTPENIKAIRPGYGLHPKYLPKIIGKVACRDLEKGDRLRWEDITDSLD from the coding sequence ATGCAAATAGGAAAACACAACACAAAAGATAAAGTTTTTATAATTGCAGAACTTTCTGCAAATCATTCAGGAAGTATAAAAATAGCAAAAGATACAATTTATGCTGCAAAAGAAAACGGGGCTGATGCTATTAAACTTCAAACTTACAGGCCTGAGTGGATGACAATTGATAGTAAAAAGAATGATTTTATTATAAAAGGTGGTCTTTGGAATGGTAAAAACTTTTTTGAATTATACAAATGGGCAATGACACCACTTGAATGGCATGAAGAGTTATTTAACTATGCAAGAAATTTAGATTTAGAAGTATTTAGCTCGCCATTTAGTTTAGAAGCAGTTGATTTTTTAGAAAAGTTTAACCCATCAGCTTATAAAATAGCATCTTTTGAAGTGCCTTGGTATGAATTAATTGAATATACTGCAAAAAAGAAAAGACCAATAATTATCTCAACAGGAATTTCTACTTTACAAGAGATTGAAGATGTTGTGAGAATCTCTAAAAAAGAAAATGTAGAAATTGCACTTCTTAAATGCACATCAGCATATCCTACTCCTCTTAAAGATGCAAATCTTAAAACAATTCCAGCAATTAAAGAAATCTTTAATGTAGAAGTTGGATTTTCTGACCATACTCTTGGAATTACTGCACCAATTGTAGCAGTTAGTCTTGGTGCAAGAATAATTGAAAAACATTTTATTTTAGATAAAAATCTAAATTCACCTGATAAAGAATTTAGCCTAACTCCAAAAGAGTTTAGTGAAATGGTAAAAGCAATTAGAGATACTGAAAAACTTCTTGGTGAAGTCAATTTTACTCCTAAAAAAGGGAGAGAATTTGCAAGAAGTTTGTATGTGGTTAAAGATATAAAAAAAGGTGAAAAATTTACACCTGAAAATATAAAAGCAATAAGACCAGGATATGGTCTACATCCAAAATATTTACCAAAAATTATTGGAAAAGTAGCTTGTAGAGATTTAGAAAAAGGAGATAGATTAAGATGGGAGGATATTACCGATTCTCTCGATTAA
- a CDS encoding formyltransferase family protein, translating into MKLKILFLTNNQITNPLCLWLRKKHYKVYKFTKPLNKTILQKINPDIIISYNYKYIIKKEFLTEYYFINLHISYLPFNRGAHPNIWSFIENTKKGVTIHLIDEGIDTGDILVQKRVVLDKKETFKSTYKKLHFHIQMLFKQNFKKIINQKIKPKQQPKQGTFHISKELPPNIDYSTPIYKILKEINANRKTQHKR; encoded by the coding sequence ATGAAATTGAAAATTTTATTTTTAACAAATAATCAAATCACTAATCCTTTATGCTTATGGCTAAGAAAAAAACATTATAAAGTGTATAAATTTACAAAACCATTAAATAAAACTATTTTACAAAAAATAAATCCAGATATTATAATAAGCTATAATTACAAATACATAATAAAAAAAGAATTTTTAACAGAATATTATTTTATAAATTTGCATATCTCTTATCTCCCTTTTAATAGAGGAGCCCATCCTAATATCTGGTCATTTATTGAAAATACTAAAAAAGGAGTAACCATTCATTTAATTGATGAAGGTATTGATACAGGAGATATTTTAGTTCAAAAAAGAGTTGTTTTAGATAAAAAAGAGACTTTTAAATCTACATATAAAAAACTTCATTTTCATATTCAAATGCTTTTTAAACAAAACTTTAAAAAAATTATTAATCAAAAAATAAAACCTAAACAACAACCTAAACAAGGAACTTTTCATATTTCAAAAGAATTACCACCTAATATTGATTATAGTACACCAATTTATAAAATTTTAAAGGAAATAAATGCAAATAGGAAAACACAACACAAAAGATAA
- the pseG gene encoding UDP-2,4-diacetamido-2,4,6-trideoxy-beta-L-altropyranose hydrolase: MIILRVDFSSQIGLGHFKRLMVLMENEKWKMKNMIIVCKECIESLSPYPIIKIKNENEFFEKVKELKPKEVIVDNYNFTYEDEKNFKTLFPNIKLICFDDLCMPHYCDEIINHNLYAKKQKYKNLPTFTKVKIIKPLIRKEFKLAKKRHFQKEGIFLSLGGSDAKNLTLKILKILKPLRIKVNLYTTSANKSLEKLKKFTFLNRWVKLHIDEDVAIGMAKSKFGIITPSVISYEAIYMNLPFIAIKVADNQKYITKFLKEKRYIVLNEKEIIKVKELLWKLL; the protein is encoded by the coding sequence ATGATTATTTTAAGAGTTGATTTTTCTTCACAAATTGGACTTGGACACTTTAAGCGTCTAATGGTGCTAATGGAAAATGAAAAATGGAAAATGAAAAATATGATTATTGTTTGTAAAGAGTGTATTGAAAGTTTATCTCCTTATCCAATAATTAAAATTAAAAATGAAAATGAATTTTTTGAAAAAGTAAAAGAATTAAAGCCAAAAGAAGTAATAGTGGATAATTATAATTTTACATATGAAGATGAAAAAAATTTTAAAACTCTCTTTCCAAATATAAAATTAATCTGTTTTGATGATTTATGTATGCCTCACTACTGCGATGAAATTATTAATCACAACCTATATGCAAAAAAACAAAAATATAAAAATTTACCAACATTTACAAAAGTAAAAATAATAAAACCTCTAATTAGAAAAGAGTTTAAGTTAGCTAAAAAAAGACATTTCCAAAAAGAAGGAATTTTTCTCTCACTTGGTGGAAGTGATGCTAAAAACTTAACTTTAAAAATATTAAAAATTCTTAAACCTCTAAGAATTAAAGTAAATCTTTATACAACATCAGCTAATAAAAGTTTAGAAAAACTAAAAAAATTTACTTTTCTAAATAGATGGGTAAAACTACATATTGATGAAGATGTAGCAATTGGAATGGCAAAGTCAAAGTTTGGTATAATAACTCCATCTGTAATAAGCTATGAAGCAATTTATATGAATTTGCCTTTTATTGCAATTAAAGTAGCTGATAATCAAAAATACATAACTAAATTTTTAAAAGAAAAAAGGTATATTGTTTTAAATGAAAAAGAAATAATAAAGGTTAAGGAATTATTATGGAAATTACTATAA
- the pseF gene encoding pseudaminic acid cytidylyltransferase, which produces MNLCIIPARGGSKRIPRKNIKLFCGKPLIAYSIENAKKSKLFSKIVVSTDDEEIAKISKEYGAEILFRPKELADDFVGSTEVFEHAIKELNKDDKFKYACMIYPTASLLKIEYLKKGLKELKNSDAIFSFSATTFDFPIWRSFEIVDNKAKMIFPEFENKRSQDLKEAYHDAGQFYWKKLNSNKKFSFNGSIPIIIPRYLVQDIDTMEDFIRAELLYKAINDYFKS; this is translated from the coding sequence ATGAATTTATGCATAATCCCTGCAAGAGGTGGTAGTAAAAGAATTCCAAGAAAAAATATAAAACTATTTTGTGGAAAACCATTAATTGCTTATTCAATAGAAAATGCAAAAAAAAGTAAATTATTTAGCAAAATTGTAGTATCAACTGATGATGAAGAAATAGCGAAAATTAGTAAAGAATATGGAGCTGAAATTTTATTTAGACCAAAAGAATTAGCAGATGATTTTGTAGGTAGCACAGAAGTTTTCGAACACGCAATAAAAGAGCTTAATAAAGATGATAAATTTAAATATGCTTGTATGATTTATCCAACAGCATCACTTTTAAAAATTGAATATTTAAAAAAGGGCTTAAAAGAGCTTAAAAATAGTGATGCAATTTTTAGTTTCTCAGCTACTACATTTGATTTTCCTATATGGAGAAGTTTTGAGATAGTTGATAATAAAGCAAAAATGATTTTTCCTGAGTTTGAGAATAAAAGAAGTCAAGATTTAAAAGAAGCCTATCACGACGCAGGACAATTTTACTGGAAAAAATTAAATTCAAATAAAAAATTTAGCTTTAATGGAAGTATTCCAATAATTATTCCAAGATATTTAGTCCAAGATATTGATACAATGGAAGATTTTATAAGAGCTGAGCTTCTTTATAAGGCAATAAATGATTATTTTAAGAGTTGA
- a CDS encoding DegT/DnrJ/EryC1/StrS family aminotransferase: MINYGKQSINQDDINAVVDTLKSDFLTTGPKVKEFEEKLAKKLNFKYVVAVSNGTAALHLASLCLLNKGDKVITTPISFIATSNSILYANAKPIFVDIQKNGLINLDLVEEKLKKENIKAIYLVSLTGLMFDEEKVKYLKEKYNVKILYDNAHYFGRDSGICDIATYSFHPVKHITTFEGGAVATNDKKTYEKLLRLRNHGIVKDNSMYPWEYKMIDLGFNYRLSDVASALGISQLERVDKFLEKRKEIAKYYHQNLPSYIKPLYPYNENSSYHLFVVQYDFKNLDEKAKFFTKMKQKGINLQVHYIPIYKHPYYKKRGIKASCPNAEEYYLNSFSLPIYYDLSFEEVDYVIDSLKGCLG; encoded by the coding sequence ATGATTAATTACGGCAAACAATCAATAAATCAAGATGATATAAATGCTGTTGTTGATACTTTAAAAAGCGATTTTTTAACAACGGGTCCAAAAGTTAAAGAATTTGAAGAAAAGTTAGCTAAAAAGCTTAATTTTAAGTATGTTGTAGCAGTAAGTAATGGCACAGCTGCACTTCATTTAGCAAGCTTATGTTTATTAAATAAAGGGGATAAAGTTATCACAACTCCTATTAGCTTTATAGCAACATCAAATTCAATTCTTTATGCAAATGCTAAGCCTATTTTTGTAGATATACAAAAAAACGGGCTCATTAATTTAGATTTAGTTGAAGAAAAATTAAAAAAAGAAAATATAAAAGCTATTTATTTAGTAAGTTTAACTGGACTTATGTTTGATGAAGAGAAAGTAAAATATCTAAAAGAAAAATATAATGTAAAAATTTTATATGATAATGCACACTATTTTGGTCGTGACAGCGGAATTTGTGATATTGCAACTTATTCGTTTCATCCTGTAAAGCATATTACAACTTTTGAGGGTGGGGCAGTTGCTACAAATGATAAAAAAACATATGAAAAACTCCTTCGTCTTAGAAACCACGGAATTGTAAAAGATAATTCAATGTATCCGTGGGAATATAAAATGATAGACCTTGGATTTAATTATAGATTAAGTGATGTTGCATCTGCTCTCGGAATTTCTCAACTTGAAAGAGTTGATAAATTTTTAGAAAAAAGAAAAGAAATTGCTAAATATTATCATCAAAATTTACCTTCTTACATAAAACCTCTTTATCCATACAATGAAAATTCTTCTTATCATCTGTTTGTAGTTCAGTATGATTTTAAAAACTTAGATGAAAAAGCTAAATTTTTTACAAAAATGAAACAAAAAGGAATTAATCTTCAAGTCCATTACATTCCAATATATAAACACCCTTATTATAAAAAAAGAGGAATAAAAGCAAGTTGTCCTAATGCAGAAGAATACTATCTAAACTCTTTTTCTTTGCCAATATATTACGACCTTAGTTTTGAAGAAGTTGATTATGTAATTGATAGTTTAAAGGGATGTTTGGGATGA
- the pseB gene encoding UDP-N-acetylglucosamine 4,6-dehydratase (inverting) produces the protein MFNNKNILITGGTGSFGKKYTEILLKKFKPNKIIIYSRDELKQYEMAQKFNDKCMRYFIGDIRDKDRLKKATEEVDFIIHAAALKQVPAAEYNPMEAIKTNIHGAQNVIECAIENEVEKVIALSTDKASAPINLYGATKLASDKLFIAANNMVGKRKTRFSVVRYGNVIGSRGSVVPFFMKLIKEGKKTLPITHPDMTRFLITLKEGVEFVLTNFARMQGGEIFVPKIPSMKMVDLAKAICPDCRLEFIGIRPGEKLHEVMITRDDRCVEFDDHYVILPTINFNFNADYTTNKLNEQGKIKELGFEYSSDKNDWWLDKEEFRKKAKEFLND, from the coding sequence ATGTTTAATAACAAAAACATTTTAATTACAGGTGGAACAGGAAGTTTTGGTAAAAAATATACTGAAATTCTTCTGAAAAAATTTAAACCAAATAAGATAATAATTTATAGCAGAGATGAGCTAAAACAATATGAAATGGCTCAAAAATTTAACGATAAATGTATGAGATATTTTATTGGTGATATTAGAGATAAAGATAGACTTAAAAAAGCCACAGAAGAGGTTGATTTCATTATACACGCCGCTGCCTTAAAACAAGTCCCTGCTGCTGAATATAATCCAATGGAAGCAATCAAAACTAATATTCATGGTGCTCAAAATGTAATAGAATGTGCAATTGAAAATGAAGTCGAAAAAGTAATAGCCCTCTCAACTGATAAAGCATCAGCTCCAATTAATTTATATGGCGCTACAAAGTTAGCCAGCGATAAGCTTTTTATTGCAGCTAATAATATGGTGGGAAAAAGAAAAACAAGATTTAGTGTTGTAAGATATGGAAATGTTATTGGCTCTCGCGGAAGTGTAGTTCCATTTTTTATGAAACTTATTAAAGAAGGCAAAAAAACTCTACCAATTACACATCCAGATATGACAAGATTTTTAATTACTCTAAAAGAAGGTGTTGAGTTTGTACTTACAAATTTTGCAAGAATGCAAGGAGGAGAAATATTTGTCCCAAAAATTCCTTCAATGAAAATGGTTGATTTAGCAAAAGCCATATGTCCTGATTGTAGACTTGAATTTATAGGTATTAGACCAGGCGAGAAACTTCACGAAGTGATGATTACAAGAGATGATAGATGTGTTGAGTTTGATGACCATTATGTAATTCTTCCTACTATCAATTTTAACTTTAATGCCGATTATACAACTAACAAATTAAACGAACAAGGAAAAATAAAAGAGTTAGGATTTGAGTATAGCTCTGATAAAAATGATTGGTGGTTAGACAAAGAAGAATTTAGAAAAAAAGCAAAAGAGTTTTTAAATGATTAA
- a CDS encoding ABC transporter ATP-binding protein — MLKFFKEYMPYYKEYKKEIFFAIIGMILVSFATAATAYLVKPVLDKIFIEKNEKMLYILPIVIIVLYFLKGVGYILQQYYVSYIGEDIVRKIRDKFLGHILKSDINFFKTTHSGELVSRIINDINRIQRAVSSDIAALMRDILMSIFLLGVVLYQNYKLAIFALIILPLIVYPINLIAQKLKKLSKKSQEKTANLNATLSEIFKNVETIKAYNAEDFEHKKFSKLNLEFLKVNLKSTKLNALVVPLMEFVSAVVAAIVIIVGGKLVIDGSMSVGEFFSFMTALFMMSDPLRKISVTYSKLQDAIAANERLKEIFNIKPSIKSGNEKLQNIETIEFKNVSLKYNDKYALKNINYFAKRPKIIGLVGDSGGGKSSFISLIERFYDTSNGEILINNKNIKNYSIKDLREKIAYIPQTIHIFNDTIAANIAYGREIDEEKVINALKQANLWEFVKKLPNGIYEILQENGSNLSGGQRQRIAIARALYKNPDILILDEATSALDRKSEEKVMESILNLKDKLIFIVAHRLSTIENADEILVFKEGKIVCKGNKEELLKNCEEFKKLYNN; from the coding sequence ATGCTAAAATTTTTTAAAGAATATATGCCATATTACAAAGAGTATAAAAAAGAGATTTTTTTTGCAATTATTGGAATGATTTTAGTTTCTTTTGCTACTGCTGCAACTGCTTATTTAGTAAAACCTGTACTTGATAAAATATTTATTGAAAAAAACGAAAAAATGCTCTATATCCTGCCAATAGTAATAATTGTGCTTTATTTTTTAAAAGGAGTAGGATATATTTTACAACAATATTATGTAAGTTACATCGGAGAAGATATTGTAAGAAAAATTAGAGATAAATTTTTAGGTCACATTTTAAAAAGTGATATTAATTTTTTTAAAACAACTCACAGTGGCGAACTTGTAAGTAGAATAATAAATGATATAAATAGAATTCAAAGGGCTGTAAGTAGCGATATTGCAGCACTAATGAGAGACATTTTGATGAGTATATTTTTACTTGGCGTTGTTTTATATCAAAACTATAAATTAGCTATTTTTGCACTTATTATTTTACCTCTAATAGTCTATCCAATAAATTTAATAGCACAAAAATTAAAAAAACTATCAAAAAAATCACAAGAAAAAACAGCAAACTTAAATGCAACTTTAAGCGAGATTTTTAAAAATGTAGAGACAATTAAAGCATATAATGCAGAAGATTTTGAGCATAAAAAATTTAGTAAGTTAAATTTAGAATTTTTAAAAGTAAATCTAAAATCCACAAAACTAAATGCACTTGTAGTCCCATTAATGGAATTTGTAAGTGCAGTTGTAGCTGCTATTGTAATAATTGTTGGTGGAAAACTTGTAATAGATGGAAGTATGAGTGTTGGAGAATTTTTTTCCTTTATGACAGCTTTATTTATGATGAGCGATCCGCTTAGAAAAATTTCAGTAACATATTCTAAACTGCAAGATGCAATTGCTGCAAATGAGAGATTAAAAGAGATTTTTAATATAAAACCATCAATAAAAAGCGGAAATGAAAAACTACAAAACATTGAAACTATTGAATTTAAAAATGTAAGTTTAAAATATAATGATAAATATGCCTTAAAAAATATTAATTATTTTGCAAAAAGACCAAAAATAATTGGTCTTGTTGGAGATAGTGGGGGTGGGAAAAGTAGTTTTATTAGTTTGATTGAAAGGTTTTATGATACAAGTAATGGTGAAATTTTAATTAATAATAAAAACATAAAAAATTATTCAATTAAAGATTTAAGAGAAAAAATAGCTTACATCCCTCAAACTATTCATATTTTTAATGACACAATTGCTGCAAATATCGCTTATGGCAGGGAAATAGATGAAGAAAAAGTAATAAATGCATTAAAACAAGCTAATTTATGGGAATTTGTCAAAAAATTACCTAATGGAATTTATGAAATATTGCAAGAGAATGGAAGTAATTTAAGTGGAGGTCAAAGACAAAGAATTGCGATTGCAAGGGCTTTATATAAAAATCCTGACATTTTAATTTTAGATGAAGCAACCTCAGCACTTGATAGAAAAAGTGAAGAAAAAGTAATGGAGAGTATTTTAAATCTAAAAGATAAATTAATTTTTATTGTAGCCCATAGGCTCTCAACAATAGAAAATGCAGATGAGATATTAGTATTTAAAGAAGGAAAGATAGTTTGCAAGGGAAATAAAGAAGAGTTACTTAAAAATTGTGAAGAGTTTAAAAAGTTATATAATAATTAG